In the genome of Ancylomarina subtilis, one region contains:
- a CDS encoding 4Fe-4S dicluster domain-containing protein has product MTQKTSDKSRRNFLKSFGVTVGAAGVVSSFSLLGAAKAAAKEPEEMVNLLTADGQLVQVDKNQLRPTVTEPLTELQKRGREGIAGKSFVMVIDLSKCRNARKCMDACQNHHQLRADQHHINVLQMQDSEHTAPYFMPKPCQHCDNPPCTKVCPVDATFKRQDGIVLIDNERCIGCRFCIAACPYSARIFQWTEPKDSEKYKDLTYNIEANVPQKKGTVSKCLFSADRLREDKLPSCVSSCPNGVYYFGDRNEDAVTNGTTGVTVRFSKLIEDNAGYTLMKELGTKPRVYYLPPKDRAFEFNGDLLNEEHLH; this is encoded by the coding sequence ATGACACAAAAAACTTCCGACAAGAGTAGACGAAATTTTCTAAAAAGTTTTGGAGTTACCGTTGGCGCAGCAGGGGTTGTAAGTAGTTTTTCGCTATTAGGTGCCGCAAAAGCCGCAGCCAAAGAACCTGAAGAAATGGTTAATTTACTGACTGCAGATGGGCAATTGGTTCAGGTTGATAAAAATCAACTCCGTCCAACTGTTACTGAACCTCTTACTGAACTTCAAAAAAGAGGACGAGAAGGAATTGCAGGCAAATCATTTGTAATGGTTATTGATTTGAGTAAATGTAGAAATGCACGCAAGTGTATGGATGCTTGTCAAAATCACCACCAACTCAGAGCTGATCAGCATCATATTAATGTTTTGCAGATGCAGGATTCCGAGCACACAGCTCCTTATTTTATGCCAAAACCTTGTCAGCATTGTGATAATCCGCCTTGTACAAAAGTTTGTCCGGTGGATGCAACATTTAAGCGTCAGGATGGTATTGTATTGATTGATAATGAGCGTTGTATTGGTTGTCGTTTTTGTATCGCAGCTTGTCCATATTCTGCACGTATTTTCCAGTGGACTGAACCTAAAGATTCTGAGAAATATAAGGACTTGACTTACAATATTGAAGCCAATGTTCCACAAAAGAAGGGTACCGTAAGTAAATGTTTGTTTAGTGCAGATCGTCTTCGTGAAGATAAGTTGCCATCATGTGTTTCGTCTTGTCCAAATGGCGTTTATTATTTTGGAGATAGAAATGAAGATGCTGTTACAAACGGAACAACGGGTGTTACGGTTCGTTTTTCTAAATTGATTGAGGATAACGCCGGTTATACTCTTATGAAAGAATTAGGAACTAAACCCCGCGTGTATTATTTGCCACCGAAAGACCGAGCTTTCGAATTCAACGGTGATTTATTAAATGAAGAACATCTTCATTAA
- a CDS encoding chorismate mutase, with the protein MNELNNLKPINEWFKKLDSRPIIISGPCSAESEEQVLNTARQLKEIDQVKIFRAGIWKPRTRPNTFEGRGDDALHWLNQVKLETGLLTTVEVASPKHVEMCLRHNVDILWIGARTTSNPFSIQELASALQGMNVPVMIKNPLNPDINLWIGALERINKAGISKLAAIHRGFYPFEQTSLRNIPKWEIPIELKSRFHNLPMICDPSHIAGDRRYIQQISQKALDLNMDGLMIESHCNPEEALSDMEQQLIPSELNTILNSLICRLSIKDGEDYNPLEQYRNQIDSIDTQLIELLAQRMHTVSEIGEYKSEKNLNILQLKRWEKVREQGTELGKSLGLSEKFLTQLLRMIHKEAILIQNDVMNDKK; encoded by the coding sequence ATGAACGAATTAAATAATTTGAAACCCATTAATGAGTGGTTTAAAAAATTAGACAGCCGACCTATTATCATTAGTGGGCCCTGCAGTGCTGAATCTGAAGAACAGGTCTTAAATACAGCTCGTCAGTTAAAGGAGATTGACCAAGTAAAGATTTTTAGAGCCGGTATATGGAAACCTCGTACTCGTCCTAACACTTTTGAAGGCAGAGGTGACGATGCGCTGCATTGGTTAAATCAGGTAAAACTTGAAACAGGTTTATTAACGACGGTTGAAGTTGCTTCGCCAAAGCATGTGGAAATGTGCCTACGCCACAATGTCGATATTCTATGGATTGGAGCCAGAACAACCTCAAATCCATTTTCAATTCAGGAACTTGCCAGTGCTTTGCAAGGTATGAATGTGCCGGTCATGATTAAGAATCCTCTTAATCCGGATATCAACCTTTGGATTGGAGCGCTTGAGAGAATCAATAAAGCGGGAATTAGCAAACTTGCAGCGATTCACAGAGGATTTTATCCTTTCGAACAAACAAGCCTTAGAAACATCCCTAAATGGGAAATTCCCATTGAATTAAAATCAAGATTTCACAACCTCCCCATGATTTGCGACCCAAGTCATATTGCAGGGGACAGAAGATACATTCAACAAATCTCTCAAAAGGCTTTGGATTTGAATATGGATGGTTTGATGATAGAAAGTCATTGCAATCCGGAAGAAGCTCTGAGTGATATGGAACAACAACTCATTCCATCTGAATTAAACACAATTCTCAACAGTCTGATTTGCCGATTAAGTATTAAAGATGGAGAAGATTATAACCCACTTGAGCAGTATCGCAATCAGATTGACTCGATAGATACACAGCTAATTGAATTGCTGGCGCAAAGAATGCACACTGTAAGTGAGATTGGAGAATACAAATCTGAAAAAAATCTGAACATCCTTCAACTTAAGCGCTGGGAGAAAGTAAGAGAACAAGGAACAGAACTTGGAAAGTCATTAGGACTTTCAGAAAAATTCCTAACCCAATTACTTAGAATGATTCACAAAGAAGCGATCCTGATTCAGAACGACGTGATGAATGATAAAAAATAA
- a CDS encoding lytic transglycosylase domain-containing protein, whose amino-acid sequence MKFKYSLYSLALIASMACSTSKTVVDNSSADKEIPEVFAQESEVENPVIEEEDMTPAVEKDSLAFLKINPVDVRWDLNDSIQPEFKSNLDKLVNSWYAENTFKTKEYEAPDTPYVREKIADSVYIKRLESIPSMFDLSYNKIVRNYIELYTQRRRKQVELMMGMSEYYFPIFEEILDKEGLPLELKYLPIIESALNPKALSRAGACGLWQFMYSTGRMYKLEVNSFVDERRDPVKSSYAAAKFLKDLYKMYGNWPLVIAAYNCGPGNVNKAIRRSGGKKNYWDIYYRLPKETRGYVPAFIAALYSFNFHEEHGLYPRPNQFPDVCDTLMIKEQLHFDQIAQFTKVSKSKLRDLNPQYRADIIPALRKSYPLKVPFEAALDFIDNQDSITSYKKDYYFNLKDKVVNPRDRYQKYAHVVPKGKAKIYYKVKSGDAVGLIASWFHVRTSDLRYWNNIRRNMIRVGQKLAVYVPKSKAEFYRSFNSMSKAQKQATLGKNYIAKSSSPKTVRKTNSGSGDYVYYTVRKNDNFWTIAKKFPGVSNYDIMRINNIKDARSLRVGQKLKIKQRG is encoded by the coding sequence ATGAAATTTAAATATTCCCTTTATTCATTGGCTTTGATTGCAAGCATGGCTTGTTCTACGAGTAAAACTGTTGTAGACAACTCGTCTGCAGATAAAGAAATTCCAGAAGTTTTTGCTCAGGAAAGTGAAGTTGAAAATCCGGTTATTGAAGAGGAGGATATGACGCCTGCCGTTGAAAAAGATTCTTTGGCTTTTCTGAAGATTAATCCGGTGGATGTTCGCTGGGATCTCAATGATAGTATTCAACCTGAGTTTAAAAGTAATTTGGATAAACTGGTTAATTCCTGGTATGCGGAAAATACATTTAAAACAAAAGAATATGAGGCGCCTGACACGCCTTATGTGAGAGAAAAAATTGCTGATTCGGTTTATATCAAACGATTAGAATCGATCCCGTCTATGTTCGATTTATCGTACAATAAAATTGTGAGAAATTATATCGAACTCTATACTCAGCGAAGAAGAAAACAGGTTGAGCTCATGATGGGAATGTCTGAGTATTATTTCCCAATTTTCGAAGAAATTCTTGATAAAGAGGGTTTACCTCTTGAATTGAAATACCTTCCAATTATTGAATCGGCGTTAAATCCTAAAGCTCTGTCTCGTGCAGGTGCGTGTGGTTTATGGCAATTTATGTATTCAACCGGTCGAATGTATAAGTTGGAAGTGAATTCTTTTGTTGATGAACGTCGCGATCCTGTAAAATCGAGTTATGCTGCGGCTAAGTTTCTTAAGGACCTGTATAAGATGTATGGCAATTGGCCTTTGGTGATTGCAGCCTATAATTGTGGTCCCGGAAACGTGAACAAAGCTATTCGTCGTAGTGGAGGGAAGAAGAACTATTGGGATATTTATTACCGATTACCTAAGGAAACAAGAGGTTATGTTCCTGCATTTATTGCGGCACTTTACTCTTTCAATTTTCATGAAGAACATGGTCTGTATCCTCGCCCCAATCAATTTCCTGATGTTTGCGATACCTTAATGATAAAGGAGCAATTGCACTTTGACCAAATCGCTCAATTTACAAAGGTTTCTAAAAGCAAATTGCGAGATTTGAATCCGCAATATCGCGCTGATATTATTCCTGCATTGAGAAAGTCTTACCCTTTGAAGGTTCCTTTCGAAGCGGCACTTGATTTTATTGATAATCAGGATTCAATCACGTCTTATAAGAAGGACTATTATTTCAACTTAAAAGATAAGGTTGTTAATCCGCGTGATAGATACCAGAAATATGCGCATGTTGTTCCTAAAGGAAAAGCGAAGATTTATTATAAGGTTAAGTCTGGTGATGCAGTTGGCCTGATTGCATCTTGGTTTCATGTTAGAACTTCCGATTTACGATATTGGAATAATATCAGAAGAAATATGATTCGTGTTGGACAGAAATTGGCAGTGTATGTACCAAAGTCTAAGGCTGAATTTTACAGGTCATTTAACTCCATGTCAAAAGCACAGAAACAAGCTACATTAGGGAAAAATTATATTGCCAAAAGCAGCTCACCAAAAACTGTTCGGAAAACCAATTCGGGTAGTGGTGATTACGTTTATTATACGGTTCGTAAGAATGATAATTTTTGGACGATTGCTAAGAAATTTCCCGGTGTATCGAATTATGATATTATGAGAATCAATAATATTAAGGATGCTCGCAGTTTAAGAGTTGGACAGAAATTAAAGATTAAACAGAGAGGTTAA
- a CDS encoding DUF5683 domain-containing protein, giving the protein MNKLKTLLLFVVVCFVVLISGQNVQAQKIESDSVYTPIKVKEHSPHKATIYSAIFPGLGQIYNRKYWKLPILYGGIGVTLYAIGWNTTQYNNYKDGYIDLTKYLEYKNQPVDGTIEEPSSKRYEKLIGDFDFENSTASEDNWYKTRLKNGKDKYKHDRDLSYIILVGVYVLNIIDATVDAHFTNFNINDDLSMTVQPKMNYSPVSGSTLGLSCRINF; this is encoded by the coding sequence TTGAATAAGTTAAAAACACTTCTTTTATTTGTAGTAGTGTGCTTTGTTGTGCTAATTTCCGGACAAAATGTGCAAGCACAAAAAATAGAATCAGATTCTGTTTATACACCTATAAAAGTTAAGGAACATTCGCCCCATAAAGCGACAATCTATTCGGCTATTTTTCCTGGTTTAGGCCAAATTTATAATCGAAAATATTGGAAGCTACCTATTCTTTATGGTGGAATTGGTGTGACTCTTTATGCCATTGGTTGGAATACCACACAGTATAATAATTATAAGGACGGCTATATCGATTTAACAAAGTATCTCGAATATAAAAATCAGCCTGTAGATGGAACAATTGAAGAACCCAGTTCCAAACGGTATGAAAAATTAATCGGAGATTTTGATTTTGAGAATTCTACTGCCAGCGAAGATAATTGGTATAAGACAAGACTTAAAAATGGGAAAGACAAATACAAGCACGATAGAGATTTAAGTTATATTATTCTGGTTGGTGTTTATGTGTTGAATATTATCGATGCGACTGTTGATGCTCATTTTACGAATTTTAATATCAATGATGATTTGAGTATGACTGTTCAACCCAAAATGAACTATTCACCTGTTTCAGGGAGTACTCTCGGTCTTTCTTGTCGCATTAATTTTTAA
- a CDS encoding ParB/RepB/Spo0J family partition protein encodes MVKKSALGRGLGALIDDRDDVQTRPSRQEHELSNEIELSKIEVNPFQPRTQFDEDALNELAKSIKEIGIVQPITVRKLNSNSFQLIAGERRFRASKIAGLTKIPAYVRLAEDDKMLEMALVENIQREDLDSIEVAISYQRLIDECDLTQESLSDRVGKKRSTISNYLRLLKLPAEIQKGIREKLILMGHARALVNVESMESQLSIFKMAVDQELSVRKIEELVREANNGSPVKEKARPTRLAEEYESLKEHLSKHFDSKIDLKRNDKGKGKIIIPFKSDDDLERILGVLDQMKS; translated from the coding sequence ATGGTAAAAAAGAGTGCACTAGGTAGAGGTTTAGGTGCTTTAATTGATGATAGAGATGATGTTCAAACACGTCCATCACGTCAGGAGCATGAACTTAGCAACGAAATTGAATTATCGAAAATTGAGGTGAATCCATTTCAGCCTCGAACTCAATTTGATGAGGATGCTTTAAATGAATTGGCCAAATCGATAAAAGAAATTGGTATTGTTCAGCCTATCACTGTTCGTAAACTCAATAGCAATTCATTTCAGCTTATTGCAGGTGAACGTCGTTTTAGAGCATCGAAAATTGCTGGCTTAACTAAAATTCCAGCTTACGTTCGTCTTGCCGAAGATGATAAGATGCTTGAGATGGCTTTGGTTGAAAATATTCAGCGTGAAGATCTTGATTCCATTGAAGTAGCCATTTCGTATCAGCGTTTGATCGACGAATGCGATTTGACTCAAGAGAGTTTGAGTGATCGAGTTGGAAAAAAGCGTTCAACCATTTCAAACTACCTACGTCTGCTTAAACTTCCTGCTGAAATTCAGAAAGGGATTCGCGAAAAGCTGATTCTAATGGGACATGCACGTGCTCTTGTAAATGTTGAAAGTATGGAATCTCAATTGTCGATTTTTAAGATGGCTGTGGATCAGGAACTTTCAGTAAGAAAAATTGAGGAATTGGTTCGTGAAGCCAATAATGGCAGCCCGGTAAAAGAGAAGGCTCGTCCAACTCGTTTGGCTGAAGAATACGAAAGCCTTAAGGAACATTTATCGAAGCATTTTGATTCTAAAATTGATCTGAAACGCAACGATAAAGGAAAAGGAAAGATTATTATTCCTTTTAAATCTGATGATGATTTGGAGCGTATATTAGGCGTTCTCGACCAGATGAAATCATAA
- a CDS encoding ParA family protein produces MAKIIALANQKGGVGKTTTAINLASSLAVLEHRVLIVDADPQANATSGYGFDVRAIENSLYECIVDGTNPREAILKTDMEGLDILPSHIDLVGAEIEMLNLANREKILLNVLNTLRDDYDYILIDCSPSLGLITVNALTAADSILIPVQCEYFALEGLGKLLNTIKIIQSRLNPDLEIEGFLLTMYDSRLRLSNQVVSEVKKHFQDMVFETIIQRNTKLGEAPSYGKPAILYDAESNGAINYLNLARELVENNADVEEEHQENEIEQ; encoded by the coding sequence ATGGCTAAAATAATCGCTCTTGCAAATCAAAAAGGTGGTGTTGGGAAAACGACAACAGCTATCAATCTAGCATCCAGTCTTGCCGTTTTGGAACATCGTGTTCTTATTGTCGATGCTGATCCACAGGCGAATGCAACATCGGGTTATGGTTTTGATGTTCGTGCTATTGAAAATAGCTTGTATGAGTGTATTGTTGATGGTACGAATCCAAGAGAAGCAATTCTTAAAACAGATATGGAAGGTTTGGATATTCTTCCTTCACATATTGATTTGGTTGGAGCCGAAATTGAGATGTTGAATTTGGCTAATCGTGAAAAAATCCTTTTGAATGTATTGAATACCCTTCGTGATGATTACGATTATATTCTTATCGACTGTTCGCCCTCACTCGGATTGATTACTGTGAATGCATTAACAGCAGCTGATTCAATTTTAATTCCTGTTCAATGTGAATATTTCGCACTTGAAGGATTAGGGAAACTTTTAAATACAATCAAAATTATTCAGAGTCGATTGAATCCGGATTTGGAGATTGAAGGTTTCTTACTTACCATGTATGACAGTCGATTAAGACTATCAAATCAGGTGGTGAGTGAAGTGAAAAAGCATTTTCAGGATATGGTTTTTGAAACCATTATTCAACGAAATACAAAACTAGGCGAGGCGCCATCTTATGGTAAGCCTGCTATTTTATACGATGCCGAATCAAACGGAGCAATCAATTATTTAAATCTGGCTCGCGAGCTGGTTGAAAATAATGCTGACGTAGAAGAGGAACATCAGGAGAACGAAATTGAGCAATAA
- a CDS encoding bifunctional heptose 7-phosphate kinase/heptose 1-phosphate adenyltransferase: MNKSELNRIFESFSDYNILIIGDVMVDAYAWGEVDRISPEAPVPIFSCSSRENRLGGAANVALNIKSLGANPILCSVIGDDDRGKDFVKLLSEIQQEQSGIVVSSHRRTTVKTRFISNNQHVIRIDEEDTHELADETEVDFIDHVLNILDNQQIHAIVFEDYDKGLITKKLIETITDKAKQMAIPVLVDPKKRHYADYKNVTLFKPNFKEFLEGSNLILEKGDMDGLFRAAKQFQTEMGVDKLLITLSELGVFISNENTYEHIPAVVRKIADVSGAGDTVISVATLCLASGMNAAEIAAISNLAGGIVCEIPVVVPIDKEQLLKESLKLYTEN; the protein is encoded by the coding sequence GTGAATAAATCTGAATTGAATCGTATTTTCGAATCCTTCTCCGATTACAACATACTTATTATAGGTGACGTTATGGTTGATGCCTACGCCTGGGGCGAGGTTGATCGTATTTCGCCGGAAGCTCCTGTACCCATTTTTTCATGTTCAAGTCGCGAAAATAGATTGGGTGGAGCGGCTAATGTGGCTCTGAATATCAAATCGCTTGGAGCTAATCCTATATTGTGCTCTGTGATTGGTGATGATGACCGAGGAAAAGATTTTGTCAAACTTCTATCAGAAATTCAGCAGGAACAATCGGGTATTGTTGTGAGTTCGCATCGAAGAACAACAGTTAAAACCCGATTTATCAGCAACAATCAGCACGTTATTCGTATCGACGAAGAAGATACGCATGAGTTGGCTGATGAAACCGAAGTGGATTTTATTGATCATGTCCTGAATATATTAGATAATCAGCAAATACATGCCATTGTTTTTGAGGATTACGATAAGGGGCTAATTACAAAGAAATTGATTGAAACGATTACCGATAAGGCCAAGCAAATGGCTATCCCCGTTTTAGTTGATCCTAAAAAACGCCATTACGCCGATTATAAAAATGTCACTTTATTTAAGCCGAATTTTAAGGAGTTTCTTGAGGGATCGAATTTGATTCTGGAAAAAGGTGATATGGATGGTTTATTTAGAGCTGCAAAACAATTTCAAACTGAAATGGGCGTTGATAAGTTGTTAATAACCTTGTCTGAATTGGGTGTTTTTATCAGTAACGAGAACACCTATGAGCATATTCCGGCTGTAGTAAGAAAAATTGCTGATGTGTCCGGAGCGGGTGATACTGTCATTTCGGTGGCAACACTTTGTCTGGCATCAGGAATGAATGCTGCTGAAATAGCGGCCATTTCGAATCTTGCAGGGGGTATTGTTTGTGAAATTCCTGTGGTGGTTCCAATTGATAAAGAGCAATTGTTAAAAGAGAGTTTGAAACTATATACTGAGAATTAA
- a CDS encoding amino acid permease, whose translation MQKGVQNQKFGTAPVFFTAISTILGAVLFLRFGYAVGSVGFWGVILIILLGHMVTIPTAFAISELATNKRVEGGGEYFIISRSFGLNIGATIGLALFLSQAISVAFYVIAFTEAFEPLFNWVQSTYDLSLPRQVVSVPAMLLLSVLILKKGANLGVKALYFVVAILFISLVLFFFGDTVHASATESSLLNFEFRNSGDFYVIFAIIFPAFTGITAGVGLSGDLKNPAKSIPWGTTAATFIGMIIYFFVVYKLARFASVEDLLGNQLIMSKIAIGGAIAIPLGLAASTISSALGSVMVAPRTLQALSVDKSLPSGGLNRWLSKGRKKDGEPINASIVTCLIAMFFVFLGDINAVAGVISMFFMVTYGSLCLISFLNHFGSSPSYRPSFKSKWYLSLLGFIVSVLVMFKINTIYAILSIVLMVLMYLYINSYHKNRNGLASIFLNSLYQLNRNVQVFLQKSGKKRVQEWRPSAICISKDSFERDTAFKLLNWIAYKYGFGTYLHRIEGYYSKATHEQAKNELDLLVSRSENVGNHVFVDTIISPSYTSAIAQAIQLPGVAGMENNMVIFEYDKENTQNLDDIIENYALANAGNFDFCVLGSSKQQFKLKSDIHIWIKPSDADNANLMILLSFIIAGHPDWKKADIKIFNICKAEQAEETRASLDEMIASGRLPIRSTNVEVLLVQENVSPKAMINERSEHAGLTLIGFRGDMVKHEGAEVFLGYEKLGHVLFVNANSKKEIG comes from the coding sequence ATGCAAAAGGGAGTACAAAATCAGAAGTTCGGAACCGCACCCGTTTTTTTTACTGCAATATCGACCATACTAGGAGCCGTTTTGTTTCTTAGATTTGGTTACGCTGTTGGGAGTGTAGGTTTCTGGGGGGTGATTCTAATTATTTTATTGGGGCATATGGTAACCATCCCAACCGCTTTTGCAATTTCTGAGTTGGCTACAAATAAACGAGTTGAAGGAGGCGGAGAATATTTTATTATTTCCCGATCATTTGGTTTAAATATCGGAGCGACAATTGGCTTGGCTCTTTTTCTTTCTCAAGCTATTTCCGTTGCTTTTTATGTGATTGCTTTTACCGAGGCTTTTGAGCCGTTATTTAATTGGGTGCAATCGACTTACGATTTGTCTTTGCCAAGGCAAGTTGTTTCGGTTCCGGCAATGTTGTTGTTATCAGTTTTGATTTTGAAAAAAGGGGCTAATCTGGGGGTTAAAGCTTTGTATTTTGTGGTAGCTATACTTTTTATCTCTTTGGTTTTGTTTTTCTTTGGCGATACGGTACATGCTTCAGCCACAGAATCCAGTCTGTTAAATTTTGAATTTCGAAATTCTGGTGATTTTTATGTGATTTTTGCCATTATTTTCCCGGCATTTACTGGAATTACAGCTGGTGTTGGACTTTCAGGTGATCTGAAGAATCCGGCAAAGTCGATTCCCTGGGGAACAACAGCTGCGACTTTCATCGGCATGATTATTTATTTCTTTGTTGTTTACAAGTTGGCGAGATTTGCCAGTGTAGAAGATCTCTTGGGTAATCAATTGATCATGAGTAAAATTGCCATTGGTGGAGCAATTGCGATTCCTTTAGGTTTGGCAGCATCTACTATTTCCTCAGCTTTGGGTTCGGTTATGGTGGCACCAAGAACCTTGCAAGCTCTTTCAGTTGATAAATCTTTACCATCTGGTGGTTTGAACAGATGGCTATCCAAAGGGCGAAAAAAAGATGGCGAACCTATAAATGCCTCAATTGTGACCTGTTTGATTGCAATGTTTTTTGTTTTTCTTGGTGATATTAATGCTGTCGCTGGAGTGATTTCGATGTTCTTTATGGTGACTTATGGATCGCTTTGTTTGATCTCTTTTCTTAATCATTTTGGATCGTCTCCCAGTTATCGTCCTTCTTTTAAGTCGAAATGGTATTTATCATTGCTTGGCTTCATTGTCTCGGTTTTAGTCATGTTTAAAATAAATACCATTTACGCCATTTTGTCTATCGTACTCATGGTATTGATGTATTTGTACATCAATTCTTATCACAAGAATAGGAATGGATTGGCTTCTATATTTTTGAACTCCTTATACCAACTGAATAGAAATGTGCAGGTTTTTTTACAAAAATCAGGGAAAAAGCGTGTACAGGAGTGGCGACCAAGTGCAATCTGTATTTCAAAAGATTCTTTTGAACGAGACACTGCGTTTAAGTTATTAAATTGGATTGCTTATAAGTATGGTTTTGGAACCTATTTGCATCGAATTGAAGGGTATTATTCCAAGGCTACTCACGAGCAAGCTAAAAATGAACTTGATTTATTGGTTAGTCGGTCTGAGAATGTTGGAAATCATGTTTTTGTCGATACGATTATTTCACCGTCCTATACTTCTGCGATAGCGCAAGCTATTCAGTTGCCGGGAGTTGCGGGTATGGAGAATAATATGGTGATTTTTGAATATGACAAAGAAAATACTCAAAATTTAGATGATATTATCGAGAATTATGCACTAGCTAATGCGGGTAATTTTGATTTCTGTGTGCTGGGAAGTTCTAAGCAGCAATTTAAGCTGAAATCGGATATTCATATTTGGATAAAACCCAGTGATGCGGATAATGCGAATTTGATGATTCTTTTGAGCTTTATTATTGCTGGGCATCCCGATTGGAAAAAAGCAGACATTAAAATTTTTAATATCTGTAAGGCAGAACAAGCTGAAGAAACCAGAGCTAGTCTTGATGAGATGATAGCTTCTGGTCGTTTACCAATACGAAGTACCAATGTTGAAGTTTTACTTGTGCAGGAAAATGTTTCACCTAAGGCTATGATTAATGAACGTTCCGAACATGCTGGTTTAACGCTGATAGGTTTTAGAGGTGATATGGTCAAACACGAAGGTGCTGAAGTGTTTTTAGGTTACGAAAAATTGGGTCATGTCTTGTTTGTAAATGCGAACTCTAAGAAAGAAATTGGATAG
- a CDS encoding TlpA disulfide reductase family protein, translating into MKKLLFAIPLLLLFACNQENTIKITGRIQKGDGITLYLDKLHTASKETIDSVQLDKDGEFSFKTKSTQPEFYLLRLSNGKLITLLTAPNEEVEVNSIASHMNSAYIVSGSTGSAFVKDLNDKLNKTKDSLAVIKKELKEKKSDPNYSSISQNLLAKYIEVIQDQRDFSANFIMKNATSLSSYLALYQKIDKDTYTLNENADIKYAKIVASSMRALYPEHEYTKAVLANLKTMQDRLTNLKVKEMIAEKGTNYPNITLKNTKGTEVNLNSLDGKFIILSFWASQDVNSRKQNKTLKNIYKKYKNKGLEIYQVSIDQDEKLWKKAIKEDGLNWINVCDLENGSGLAVRNFNVQQIPANYLISQKGEIVGKNLYGIALEEKIADYIK; encoded by the coding sequence ATGAAGAAACTATTATTTGCAATTCCCCTACTCCTATTGTTTGCTTGTAATCAGGAAAATACGATTAAAATAACGGGTCGTATACAAAAAGGTGATGGGATCACTCTTTATTTGGATAAACTTCATACGGCCAGCAAAGAAACAATTGACTCTGTCCAACTTGATAAGGACGGTGAATTCAGCTTTAAAACCAAATCAACACAACCTGAATTTTATTTATTACGCCTTTCAAATGGTAAGTTAATTACACTACTCACTGCTCCCAACGAGGAAGTTGAAGTCAACTCAATTGCTTCTCATATGAACAGTGCCTATATTGTTTCGGGATCAACAGGCTCCGCCTTTGTTAAAGATTTGAATGATAAATTAAACAAAACAAAAGATAGTCTGGCAGTCATCAAAAAAGAATTGAAAGAAAAAAAATCTGACCCAAACTACTCGAGTATTTCTCAAAATTTATTGGCTAAATACATTGAAGTCATTCAGGATCAAAGAGATTTTTCAGCAAACTTCATCATGAAAAATGCAACCTCTCTTTCGAGCTACTTAGCCCTTTATCAGAAAATTGATAAGGACACATACACACTAAATGAGAATGCAGACATCAAGTATGCAAAAATCGTTGCTTCATCGATGAGAGCCTTATATCCGGAACATGAATATACCAAAGCTGTTTTAGCTAACCTGAAAACTATGCAAGACAGGTTGACCAATTTAAAGGTTAAAGAAATGATCGCAGAAAAGGGTACAAATTATCCAAACATTACCCTTAAAAACACAAAAGGAACAGAGGTAAATCTAAATTCTTTAGATGGAAAATTCATCATTTTAAGTTTTTGGGCTTCACAAGATGTCAATTCAAGAAAACAAAACAAAACGCTTAAAAACATCTATAAAAAATACAAAAACAAAGGTTTGGAAATCTATCAGGTCTCGATTGATCAGGATGAAAAACTATGGAAAAAGGCCATTAAAGAAGATGGACTGAACTGGATAAATGTTTGCGATTTGGAAAACGGAAGTGGTTTGGCTGTTCGTAACTTTAACGTTCAACAAATTCCTGCAAACTACCTAATCAGTCAAAAAGGTGAAATTGTCGGAAAAAATCTTTACGGTATAGCTCTTGAAGAGAAGATAGCTGATTACATCAAATAA